In a genomic window of Pseudomonas oryzihabitans:
- a CDS encoding heme biosynthesis HemY N-terminal domain-containing protein, protein MKRLYLLFLFALLVGLGVAVVLAKEPGYVLLSYSNFRYESSLWAFLALLVAVWLALYILKLVLNALGLTGKVLNPWSRHNRQRRLEQARHKGQLELAEGNWSSALKHLKSAAEQADQPLFVLLGAARAANELGDLEERDRLLRQAREREPHAELAIGLQQARLQIDRGQYLEARDSLAPLQAKYPKNGEVLLQLQRLQVTLRDWPALIALLPQLRKQQVLRPQEQDDLERKVWIATLDEVPAQGAESALDAQWQQVPTALKGDSSVVLAYARQLRAIGRDDLAEEVLHITLNRQWDERLIELYGHLRPRDASRPLHHAEGWLRERPQDPVLLLALGRLCMSNQLWGKAREYLETSLAQRPSAVTAGELARVVMQLGDVTRSQQLLQSQWHEPAPGALPATRA, encoded by the coding sequence ATGAAGCGCCTGTACCTGCTGTTCCTGTTCGCCCTGCTCGTCGGCCTGGGCGTCGCCGTGGTGCTGGCCAAGGAGCCGGGCTATGTGCTGCTCTCCTATAGTAACTTCCGCTACGAATCGAGCCTCTGGGCCTTCCTGGCGCTGCTGGTGGCCGTCTGGCTGGCGCTCTACATCCTCAAGCTGGTGCTGAATGCCCTGGGGCTGACCGGCAAGGTGCTCAACCCCTGGTCGCGCCACAATCGCCAGCGGCGCCTGGAGCAGGCTCGCCACAAAGGCCAGCTGGAGTTGGCCGAAGGCAACTGGAGCAGCGCTCTCAAACACCTGAAAAGCGCCGCTGAACAGGCCGACCAGCCATTGTTCGTGCTGCTGGGCGCCGCCCGTGCCGCCAATGAATTGGGCGATCTCGAAGAGCGCGACCGGCTGCTGCGCCAGGCACGTGAACGCGAGCCCCATGCCGAGCTGGCCATCGGTCTCCAGCAAGCCCGCCTGCAGATTGACCGCGGCCAGTACCTGGAAGCCCGCGACAGCCTCGCACCGTTGCAGGCCAAGTACCCGAAGAACGGCGAGGTACTGCTCCAGCTGCAGCGTTTGCAGGTGACCCTGCGCGACTGGCCGGCGCTGATCGCCTTGCTGCCGCAACTGCGCAAGCAACAGGTGCTGCGTCCCCAGGAGCAGGACGACCTGGAGCGCAAGGTCTGGATCGCTACCCTGGACGAGGTGCCTGCACAGGGCGCCGAGTCCGCCTTGGATGCCCAGTGGCAGCAGGTGCCCACGGCGCTCAAGGGGGATTCCTCGGTCGTGCTGGCCTATGCCCGCCAACTGCGCGCCATCGGTCGTGACGACCTGGCCGAGGAGGTGCTGCACATCACCCTCAACCGGCAGTGGGATGAGCGGCTGATCGAACTCTACGGTCATCTGCGCCCGCGCGATGCCAGTCGGCCGCTGCATCACGCCGAAGGCTGGTTGCGGGAACGGCCTCAGGACCCGGTGCTGTTGCTGGCGCTGGGACGGCTGTGCATGAGCAACCAACTGTGGGGCAAGGCCCGCGAATACCTGGAGACCAGCCTGGCCCAGCGGCCTTCCGCCGTCACTGCCGGCGAATTGGCGCGGGTGGTCATGCAACTGGGCGACGTCACCCGCAGCCAGCAGCTCTTGCAGAGCCAATGGCATGAGCCGGCGCCTGGAGCTCTGCCGGCCACACGCGCCTGA
- a CDS encoding ATP-binding cassette domain-containing protein, producing the protein MIRLQNLTLQRGPQRLLESADLTLHPGQKAGLIGANGAGKSSLFALLRGQLGADAGDCHIPAAWRIAHMRQEVDTLERQAVDYVLDGDVDLRRIQRELAAAEAAQDGNALGRLHADFEAADGYTADARARKLLAGLGFTAAQMERRVGDFSGGWRMRLNLAQALMCPSDLLLLDEPTNHLDLDAILWLEDWLKGYPGTLILISHDRDFLDAVVDHVVHLEQQKLTLYRGGYSSFERTRAERLAQQQQAYDKQQAQRAHMEKYIARFKAQATKARQAQSRIKALERLEELAPAHVDSPFEFAFREADKLSSPLLDLAEGRLGYGETTILHPVKLQLAPGARIGLLGPNGAGKSTLIKTLAGELEPLGGRLQRGENLAIGYFAQHQLDSLDAKASPLLHLQRIAPGEREQSLRDFLGGFDFRGPRCDEVVLNFSGGEKARLALALIAWQKPNLLLLDEPTNHLDLDMRLALTLALQEFAGAVLVVSHDRHLLKSTTDEFLLVADGKVQAFDGDLDDYSRWLVDFRARQEPSATPGDSAAVDKTDRKAQRQAAAALRQQLAPLKKAADKLEAELGKVQEKLAALEARLGDSGLYDAARKEELRQALADQAAAKAREAELEEQWLEALERLESLQAELEGA; encoded by the coding sequence ATGATCCGACTACAGAACCTTACCCTACAGCGCGGTCCGCAGCGCCTGCTCGAAAGCGCCGACCTGACCCTGCATCCCGGCCAGAAAGCCGGCCTGATCGGTGCCAACGGTGCCGGCAAATCCAGTCTCTTCGCCTTGCTGCGTGGCCAACTCGGCGCCGATGCGGGCGATTGCCACATTCCGGCCGCCTGGCGGATCGCGCACATGCGCCAGGAAGTGGACACCCTGGAACGCCAGGCGGTGGACTACGTGCTGGACGGCGACGTCGACCTGCGCCGCATCCAGCGCGAACTGGCAGCCGCCGAAGCGGCCCAGGACGGCAATGCCCTGGGCCGGCTGCACGCCGACTTCGAGGCGGCCGACGGCTATACCGCCGATGCCCGGGCGCGCAAGCTGCTGGCCGGGTTGGGCTTCACCGCGGCGCAGATGGAGCGCCGCGTCGGCGACTTCTCCGGTGGCTGGCGGATGCGCCTGAACCTGGCCCAGGCCCTGATGTGCCCCTCGGACCTCTTGCTGCTGGACGAACCCACCAACCACCTGGATCTGGACGCCATCCTCTGGCTGGAAGACTGGCTCAAGGGCTATCCCGGCACCCTGATCCTGATCTCCCACGACCGCGACTTCCTCGATGCGGTGGTCGATCACGTGGTGCACCTGGAACAGCAGAAGCTCACCCTCTATCGCGGCGGCTATTCCAGCTTCGAGCGCACCCGCGCCGAACGCCTGGCGCAGCAGCAGCAGGCCTACGACAAGCAGCAGGCCCAGCGCGCCCACATGGAGAAATACATCGCCCGCTTCAAGGCCCAGGCCACCAAGGCCCGCCAGGCGCAAAGCCGGATCAAGGCCCTGGAACGCCTGGAAGAACTGGCGCCGGCCCATGTCGACTCGCCCTTCGAATTCGCCTTCCGCGAGGCGGACAAGCTGTCCAGCCCGCTGCTGGATCTCGCCGAAGGCCGCCTCGGCTACGGCGAGACCACCATCCTGCACCCGGTCAAGCTGCAACTGGCACCAGGTGCGCGCATCGGTCTACTCGGCCCCAACGGCGCCGGCAAGTCGACCCTGATCAAGACCCTGGCCGGTGAGCTGGAGCCCCTCGGCGGCCGCCTGCAGCGTGGCGAGAACCTCGCCATCGGCTACTTCGCCCAGCACCAGCTCGACTCCCTGGACGCCAAGGCCAGCCCCCTGTTGCACCTGCAACGCATCGCCCCCGGCGAGCGCGAGCAGAGTCTGCGCGACTTCCTCGGCGGTTTCGATTTCCGCGGTCCCCGTTGCGACGAGGTGGTGCTGAATTTCTCCGGTGGCGAGAAGGCACGGCTGGCGCTGGCGCTGATCGCCTGGCAGAAGCCCAACCTGCTGCTGCTGGACGAACCCACCAACCACCTGGACCTGGACATGCGCCTGGCCCTGACCCTGGCCCTGCAGGAATTCGCCGGCGCGGTGCTGGTGGTCTCCCACGACCGCCACCTGCTCAAGAGCACCACCGACGAATTCCTGCTGGTGGCCGACGGCAAGGTGCAGGCCTTCGACGGCGACCTGGACGACTACAGCCGCTGGCTGGTGGACTTCCGTGCCCGCCAGGAGCCCAGCGCCACGCCGGGCGATAGCGCGGCGGTCGACAAGACCGACCGCAAGGCCCAGCGCCAGGCCGCTGCTGCCCTGCGCCAGCAGCTGGCGCCCCTGAAGAAGGCCGCCGACAAGCTGGAAGCGGAACTGGGCAAGGTCCAGGAAAAGCTTGCCGCCCTGGAAGCGCGATTGGGTGACAGCGGTCTCTACGACGCCGCGCGCAAGGAGGAACTGCGCCAGGCGCTGGCCGACCAGGCTGCCGCCAAGGCCCGTGAGGCCGAGTTGGAAGAGCAGTGGCTGGAGGCGCTGGAGCGTCTGGAAAGCCTGCAAGCCGAGCTCGAGGGGGCCTGA
- the rsd gene encoding sigma D regulator yields the protein MLETCRNAQERWGGVHQLIDRWLIARRELVTAYETLDLQPLLAPVHEVSELERLCDLLVDYMSTAHFEIYEQLVAEAREFQDERAIEFSDSVYPRLQALTDAALNFNDRFERGAYRDPGLLTIELKLLGETLRERFELEDCLIEVLHTAHQQPRLASV from the coding sequence ATGCTAGAAACCTGCCGCAATGCCCAGGAACGCTGGGGTGGGGTCCACCAGCTGATCGACCGCTGGCTGATCGCCCGCCGCGAGCTGGTGACCGCTTACGAAACCCTGGACCTGCAACCCCTGCTGGCCCCGGTACACGAGGTGAGCGAGCTGGAGCGCCTTTGCGACCTGCTGGTCGACTACATGTCCACCGCGCATTTCGAGATCTACGAGCAACTGGTGGCCGAAGCCCGGGAGTTCCAGGACGAGCGCGCCATCGAGTTCTCCGACAGCGTCTATCCGCGCCTGCAGGCCCTGACCGACGCCGCTCTGAACTTCAACGACCGTTTCGAGCGCGGCGCCTACCGGGACCCTGGTCTGCTGACCATCGAACTCAAGCTGCTGGGCGAAACCTTGCGCGAGCGCTTCGAACTCGAAGACTGCCTGATCGAAGTCCTGCATACCGCACACCAGCAGCCGCGCCTGGCCTCCGTCTAA
- a CDS encoding disulfide bond formation protein B, with translation MTSTRFIFLFMAATCAVLMGVGLYLEHVVGLEPCPLCVVQRIFFILVGVVALIAGIQAPGKRGARIYGVILLLLAAGGAATAGRQVYLQTVPAEELAACLPSLDYMMQALPFQEIIRLVLHGTADCAEVNWTLFGLSIPEWSLLAFVLLMALSLVKIFRRR, from the coding sequence GTGACTAGTACCCGCTTCATCTTCCTGTTCATGGCCGCGACCTGCGCGGTACTCATGGGCGTCGGTCTCTACCTCGAACACGTGGTTGGCCTCGAGCCCTGCCCACTGTGCGTCGTGCAGCGAATTTTCTTCATCCTGGTCGGCGTGGTCGCCTTGATCGCCGGCATCCAGGCGCCAGGCAAGCGTGGAGCGCGTATCTATGGCGTGATCCTCCTGCTGCTGGCCGCCGGTGGCGCCGCCACGGCCGGCCGCCAGGTCTATCTGCAGACGGTGCCGGCGGAAGAGCTGGCGGCCTGCCTGCCGAGCCTGGACTACATGATGCAGGCACTGCCCTTCCAGGAGATCATCCGCCTGGTCCTGCACGGCACCGCCGATTGCGCCGAGGTCAACTGGACGCTGTTCGGCCTGAGCATCCCGGAATGGAGTCTGCTGGCCTTCGTCCTGCTCATGGCCTTGAGCCTGGTCAAGATCTTTCGCCGCCGCTAG
- a CDS encoding TIGR02444 family protein: protein MQEDLWEFALAVYARPGVEGACLRVQEAGADVCLVLTALWLDRRGCALEARGLGRLQAAATHWQETVVRPLRQLRQAWKVPAGEDEDLAALRDQLKGLELSAEREQLARLARLAAHWPCRAGTGAPSWLHAVVPPDAAASDLVLLAEAARMARP, encoded by the coding sequence ATGCAAGAGGACCTGTGGGAATTCGCGTTGGCAGTATACGCCCGGCCTGGCGTGGAGGGTGCCTGTTTGCGTGTGCAGGAGGCTGGAGCCGATGTCTGCCTGGTGCTGACGGCGCTCTGGCTCGACCGGCGCGGCTGCGCTCTGGAGGCCAGGGGCCTCGGCCGGTTACAGGCCGCCGCGACGCACTGGCAGGAAACGGTGGTGCGGCCCTTGCGTCAGCTGCGTCAGGCCTGGAAGGTTCCGGCTGGAGAGGACGAGGATCTGGCGGCGCTCCGCGACCAACTCAAGGGCCTGGAGCTCTCCGCGGAACGCGAACAGCTCGCTCGCCTGGCACGACTCGCGGCGCATTGGCCCTGCCGCGCCGGTACAGGCGCCCCCAGCTGGCTGCACGCCGTGGTACCTCCTGACGCGGCAGCCAGCGATCTCGTCCTGCTGGCCGAGGCAGCGCGGATGGCCAGGCCCTAG
- a CDS encoding mechanosensitive ion channel family protein, translating to MKEWLQTWLPGWSAYLLVAGQVALVLLIGYVLQRFVARAVTGLGERYPLPPQIVLGLRGTLRWLIMGSAILMALERFGVSAAVLWTAISGFVAVAAVAFFAIWSVLSNLFCAVLIFTVGPFRLGDRIEVLDASDKPGIKGRVVAINMLFVTLQELDEQQEGALVQIPNTQFFQKSVRRWRDADGSFDFHLDR from the coding sequence ATGAAGGAGTGGCTGCAGACCTGGCTGCCGGGGTGGAGTGCCTACCTGCTGGTGGCCGGCCAGGTCGCCCTGGTGCTACTCATCGGCTACGTCCTGCAGCGCTTCGTGGCGCGGGCCGTCACCGGCCTCGGCGAGCGCTATCCGCTACCGCCGCAGATCGTCCTCGGCCTGCGTGGCACCCTGCGCTGGCTGATCATGGGCAGCGCCATCCTCATGGCGCTGGAGCGCTTTGGGGTGTCCGCCGCGGTGCTCTGGACGGCCATTTCCGGCTTCGTCGCGGTGGCGGCGGTGGCCTTCTTCGCCATCTGGAGCGTACTCTCCAACCTGTTCTGCGCGGTACTGATCTTCACCGTCGGCCCGTTCCGCCTGGGCGATCGCATCGAGGTGCTGGATGCCTCCGACAAGCCCGGCATCAAGGGCCGGGTGGTGGCCATCAACATGCTCTTCGTGACCTTGCAGGAGCTGGACGAGCAGCAGGAAGGCGCCTTGGTACAGATCCCCAACACCCAGTTCTTCCAGAAGTCGGTGCGGCGCTGGCGCGACGCCGACGGTTCCTTCGATTTCCATCTCGACAGGTGA